The sequence below is a genomic window from Candidatus Omnitrophota bacterium.
CCGCAGCCTATCCAGCAGGGGTGATTGCTGATACCAAGGCTAATTTAGAAGCTGCCGCAGCAGGCGAAAAGATGGAGTGGACGGTTATTTATAGTGATTTTGCGAAAATCGCTAAAGATGAAGGCTTTGACGAGGTGGCGCGTTCGTTTGAGCAGATTGCCAAGGTGGAAAAATTTCATGAAGCACGGTACCGTAAATTAGCCAGTAATGTCGCTAATGGTGAAGTATTTAAAAAGAAGTCTGCCGCGCAGTGGCATTGTATTAACTGCGGGTATGTATTTGAAGGCAATGAAGCTCCTAAAGAGTGTCCTGCCTGTAAGCATCCCCAAGCTTTCTATGAATTATTAGCAGAAAATTTTTAATAAAAATCATCTACAAACAAAAAACCCCCAAGTCAACCGCATTGGGGTTTTTTGTAGGTGATAGGCCTGACAGCTCTCGCTATCGCAAAACCCGGGACCTCCATCCCGGCATAACCACAACTACCAACCTACAACAAACTACATATAAAATATAGCATATTAAGAGCCGGTTGTCAAGGTTGCCAGCTATCAGCTGTCAGCCGTCAGCCGTCAGCTTTCAGCTATCAGATAAATAAAGTAAAAAGGTAAAAGTAAAAAGGCAAAATTACAATTAAAAAGGTAAAAGTAAGAAATAAAATCCTAAAAATATAAAATAAAACCTAATATTTAAACCAAGATTCAACAATTTTTGATATTTTATTCTTTGGTTTCTCATTTTTCTATTGGGTTATTTTCACTTTTAGTTTTTGATTTATATTTTTACCATTTACTTTTGAATTTTTACTTATACTTTTTACTTTTGACTTTTTACTTTTTACTTTTATAATGTAGCTATGCCGAAGACGCGTATTGTAATTACTGGTATCGGAGTTTTGGCTGCCAATGGTATTAGTAAGGATGCTTTTTGGAATTCAATCTTTAGCGGACAGTCCGGTATAAAGCCGATAACTCTCTTTGATGTTTCTGGCCACAAGATTAAATTAGCAGGGCAAATAAATGATTTTAAGCCAGAGGATATTTTAGGCCCCAAGGGCCTGCGCACGCTTGACAGAAGCACTAAGCTACTTAGCTGCGCCAGTAAATTCGCCCTGGATGACGCAAAGCTGGTTATTACTGAAGATAATTGCTCAAATATTGGTTTTGCCTGCGGCAATACTTTAGGAAGTGTTTATAGTATAAGCGAATTTGATAAAGAGGCCATCATTGACGGGCCGCAATATGTCAACCCCGCGCATTTTCCCAATACGGTTATTAATTCTCCCTCGGGCCAGGTATCCATTAGATTTAACATAAAAGGTTTTAATGCTACTATTTCTACTGGTTTTTGCGCGTCTTTAGATGCCTTAGGCTATGCTTTGGATTTTATAAAGTCAGGCAGGATCAAAACTGTTTTAGCTTCCACTGTGGAGGAATTTTGCCTGCAGACTTACCTTGGCTTTTACCGCACCGGATTTCTTGCCGCAAAAGAAGAGATTTGCTGCCCTTTTGATAAAAGAAGAAACGGTATAACTATCGGCGAAAGCTCTTCTTGCATAGTGGTGGAAACTTTAGAGCAGGCGCTTCTAAGAAAAGCTGTAATTTACGCCGAAGTTTTAGGTTTTGGCAGGGGGTTTGACGCCTATCGAATGAATAAATACAGCCAAGCCGGCAGAGGTTTGTCCTTGGCAATAAATTCTTGCTTGGATGATGCCGCTCTTAAGCCCGAAGACATAGATTATATTTGCGCTGGCGCCAATTCTCATCCGGATGCGGATTTGACAGAGGGCAAGGCAATAAATGAAATTTTCTCCCAGTCAAGAAAGCCTTATGTCAGCTCTATTAAGGCTGTAACCGGAGAGTGTTTTAGCGCCTCCGGGCTTTTACAGCTTATTGCTTCTGTTGGCGCGATGAATAAAGGGATTATTCCGTATACATTAAATTTGCGCGAACCGGATGAGAGAATAAAATTAAATTATGTGATGGGCTCTTTTAAAAAAGCTAAGGTGGAGAGAGTTTTAATTAATAATATGGGCCCTAGCGGCTGCAATAGCTCTGTGGTAATAGGTAAATATAAGGAGTAGAGAATATGCTTTTTAAAGACAAGACTGCCATTGTTACCGGCGCAAGCCGTGGAATAGGTAAAGCTATTGCCTTAATGCTTTCCAAAGAAGGGGCTAATGTCGCATTTAATTATTTGAAAAGCAAAGGTGAGGCCGACAGCTTAAAAGAGCAGATAGAAAAAACTGGCGGCAAAGCACTTTCTTTGCAATTAGATATCCGCGAGTTTGACAAGGCAAAAGAATTGATTGAAAAAACCAAGGCGCGTTTCGGCGGCTTGGATATATTAGTCAATAACGCTGGTATTACCATTGACAAGGCTTTGATGATGATGGCCCCTGATGACTGGAAACAAGTAGTAGACACTAATTTAGGCGGGGTATTTAATGTTACCCGTAACGCGATTATTACTTTCTTAAAACAAAAAAAAGGAGACATTGTCAATGTTTCATCAGTAAGCGGCGTCATAGGCCTGCCGCGTCAGACTAATTATTCCGCGTCTAAGGCCGGGATAATTGGTTTTACCAAAGCCCTTGCCAAAGAAGTAGCCGCTTATAATATCAGGGTCAACGCGGTTGCCCCCGGGTTTATTAAGACTGATATGGTTGCTGGCATTAAAGAAGAGCATAAAGAAGAGATTATTAAACACATTCCTCTGGCGCGGTTTGGCGAAGTAGAGGATGTGGCAAAGGCAGTAAAGTTTCTTTTAAGCAAAGACGCGTCTTTTATTACCGGTCAGACGATAATTATAGATGGCGGGTTATCAATAAATTGAGTGTAGATAGATGTTCTCAGCCTTCAGCTTTCAGCTTTCAGCTGAGAAAATGAAGAATGAAGATAGAAATTCAAGAATATAACAGGGTTTTGTTTTTTTGGTTTATTTAGAATTTAGTTTTTGTGATTTAAGTTTTTTGTATTTAGCTTACAGCTTACAGCTTATAGCTTACAGCTGACAAAGGAGTCTTTACCATGAATATTGAACAATTACAAGAAATCCTGCCCCAAAGATTCCCGTTTTTATTGATTGACCGGGTCGTGGAATTAGAGCCCGGGAAAAAAGTGAAGGCAGTTAAAAATGTAAGCATGAACGAAGAGTTTTTCTCCGGGCACTTCCCTAGCAATCCGATTATGCCGGGAGTTTTGATTATTGAAGCCATGGCTCAGGCGGCGATTGTGTTATTTTCTTCAGCGAAGACTCAAGCTAAAGATAAAAAAATGCGTTATTATTTGGGAAGTGTTAAGGTAAGATTTTTCCATCCGGTTACTCCGGGTGATCAGCTTTATATCACAGTTGAGCCGGTAAAGATGCTTTCCCAGATGGCAATTGTAAGTGTTAAAGCAGAAGTTTCCGGCAAGGAAGTTTCTTCCGGAGAATTAGCCTTAAGCGCGAAAGAGGCCTAAAGAAAATATGAGCCAAAGAGTAGTTGTTACTGGAATTGGTGTTATTACTTCTATCGGAACAGGCAAAGATGATTTCTGGAAGAATCTTTTAGCCGGAAAATCCGGGATAAGCCCGGTGGGTTCTTTTGATACGTCTGTGTATCCTACGCATAATGGAGGAGAAATAAAGAATTTTCAGGCCGAGGAATTTATCCATAAGAAAAAAATTCCTTCCTTAGGCCGGGCATCGTGTTTGGCAATTGCCGCATCAAAGCTTGCCTTAAAAGACGCTAAATTAGATTTAACTGAAGTGGATAGGGAAAAGGCAGGAGTAATCTTAGGCACAACCATGGGGGAGTCGCAAATCCTTGAGATTTTAAATCATGCCTGGGTAAAAAATGGCGAGCAGGCAATTGATCCGCGCCTGGTGCCGATGTATCCGGCGAATGTTTTATCGGTCAATGTAGGGATTGCTTTTAAGATCCGCGGGGTCAATCTAGTTATTCCTACTGCCTGCGCAGCAGGTAATTACGCTATTGGTTATTCCTATGATTTGATTAGAAACGGCAAGGCTAAGGTTATGCTCGCCGGCGGGGTGGATGCTTTTTCCCGGATTGCCTTTACCGGGTTTAACCGTCTATACTCGGTGGCTCCTGAAAAGTGTCAGCCTTTTGATAAAAATAGAAAAGGCATGATGGTGGGGGAGGGGGCCGGTATTTTAATTTTAGAATCGCTTGATTCTGCTCTTTCAAGAAAGGCAAATATTTACGCGGAAGTTTCCGGTTATGGTCTAAGCTGTGATGCTTTTCATATGACTGCACCCGAGGCAAATGGCATTGCCATGGCAATTGAAAAGGCCATCCGCGACGCCGGGATTAAAAAAGAAGACGTAGATTATGTAAGTGCTCACGGGACAGCAACTCCTGCCAATGATAAGACAGAGTGCGCAGCTTTAAGAAAAGTTTTTGGCGACAGGATAAAAGATGTTCCGGTTAGTTCCATAAAATCCATGTTGGGCCACACTATGGGAGCGGCTTCAGGTATAGAAGCGATTACTTGTTGCTTGGTGATAAGAGACGGGATGATCCCGCCTACAATTAATTATCAAACCCCTGATCCGGAATGCGAAATTGACTGTGTGCCTAATATTTCACGCAAGAAAAAGGTAAGCGTTGTTTTAAATAACTCGTCGGCTTTTGGGGGAAATAACGCCTGTGTTGTGGTAAAAAGCTTTCGCGCCTGATTTGACAATTCGGTTTTTGTATAGTATACTTTAAAAAAGACAAATCGGGTCAGATAGATTTTTAAAAAAAAGGAGGCCAGAAATGAACAAGAAAGGTTTTACGCTTATTGAACTAATCATTGTAGTTATTGTCATCGGGATTTTAGCGGCAGTAGCCTTGCCGCAATATCTGAAGATGGTGGAGAGAGCTAAGTGCGCCAAGGCCAAACAGGCGTTAGGATTAATCGCGCAGGCAGAAAAAGCCTATCGCGCGGAATATGATGTGTATTTGTCTGTTATTAATGCCAATCTTAATAATACTAACGCTACGGGACTTGGGGCTTTTGTGGAGTTGGATGAAGTAGTCGCGGATACTGATTGGGATTACGCTGTTGTTGCTGCCAATGTCGCTAATGCGCAGACTTTTACTATCACGGCAACAAGAAGTAATGGCAGTAAATCCGGAAACACAATTACTCTTAATCAGATTGGTGTATGGGGTGGGACAATGCCAAAAAGCTACGGAGGAGTAAATACTACTGTTAGTCAAAATTAAATCCCCGGAATTTAATTTTATGGGAAAAGCTTTCAGTTTGATAGAGGTTTTGGTTATTACGGTGATCATTGGCATTGTAGTTGCTTTTGCTATGCCGCAATATGCTAAAATGCAGGAAAGGTCACTTGATAACGAAGCCAGAGGTTACATCGCGATGATACAGGCCGCGGAAAAAGTCTATAATGTGGAAAGCCGCACATTCTTTGCAAGTAACGACCATACGAAATTAAATGATACATTACAAATAAGCCTGCCTCTTGGTAATAGTAAATGGGCTTATTCTGCAATTGTCAGCGGTTCTCCTCCGAATGACACTCTGTGCGCTCAAGCTAAAAGGAATGGTTTTGATAACAGATACTGGCATATGATGGATAGCGGGACAGATAGTATCCAACCCGTTTCTGGTAAATGCCCGTAACTGTTTTACAAAAAAATTGATCAAAAGCGCTCTATTTTAAAAAGTAGAGCGCTTTCTTTTTGGTGGCCTTTTATGCTTGTATAATAACATTATAAATGATAAACTTAAGATAGCATAAAGGAAAAATGTGAAGAACAATAGCATGGTAAAAGCAGTAACTCTTCTTGAGATGTCAATAGTTTTAGTTATTTGTACTTTGGTGCTTGCCTTTGCCATGCCCAGTTACACAAAATATATTGAGAGAACAAAAGGAAAAAGGGCAGAGTTGAACCTTTCAACCATTTATAACATGCAAAAAAGAAAGAAATTTGACCAAGGAGTTTATTACGAATGCGCGAAAGCTCCGTGTTCTTCATACAAAGATTCAAGTGGTAATCAATATTATTTCTGTCCTTCTAAATCCGGATGTACTCAAGATCTAATAAATGACGCGTTAGATATATCATTAGTAGACCCGCATTTTGATTATAAAATAGAAATTGAGGGTACTCAGGGAGGGTATAAGTGTATTGCTACGCGTAAATCTGGGCCTTGTACAGGTAAGACTATGACCGTAACAAGTTATAATAAGAAAGCGGTGAAGGGTTGCGAACTATGGTAGAAAAAAGAACATTTTTGGGTTTATTTCTTGCCGGGTTACTTGTTTCTTTGCTTTGCGTTACTTTGCTATATGCCAGAGATAGAAAGATTGATTATATCCCGCGCGACCAGCAATTAGTTACCGTGGATAAAGATTATTCTTTTGCTTCATATTACCTTGATGAATCCGATAACTTGGATTTGGAGGAAATAAACAGAAAACTTAGCAGGTGCCTAGAGTGTATTGATATTAAAGCTACTTGTCCTGACTGCTGTGTTGCCATAAGCCCGAACAGAGAAACCAAAATAGAGGATTTTATTGCCGCTGTCCCAGTGATGCCATTTCAACCTTCTGGAGAATGGGATGAAAGATCCAGGTGTTTTGAGGTGTCGCGCTGTCAGGAGCAAGAGATAGCCAATTATCACAATGTATCTTCAACTGATAACCTTACAGATACCCAGTATAGAGTATTTAAGGAGTATTGCTCTGGGTCTTCCATCGGGCCGTGTCAGTCCAAAGGCTGCCCAAGCGATGAACCGGATTCTGGAGGCTGGTCAGGCAAGTGCGCGCGTTCTGATGACGGAAAAGGCTGGATATGCGACAGGAATGATATCAGGGACCTGAAGTATAAAGGCTGCCGTCCGGCAAATAAAAGCGGTGTCGAAGATTGCTATAAGGAATACAGCGGGAAATTTTATACCGATGTATCGCTTGATTTGGGTGAGGAGTTTTGTATATCCAAAATAGGCGAAAAACAATGTTATAAATATACCCCTAACCAGAAATTCCTGGATTGCGCAGATGACTGTAGAAACAAATCAGCCATATACGAGTCGGCATACAAAGATTATAATTGCCATATTTTTGACAGTGATATCTGTTGTCAGGGTTCAAGCTGTATGTACGGCGTAAACCATGAAAATGGTGATACCATAAGGCCCGGGTATAATAATAATTGTAATAATTCAAGCTGTATATCAAGGGTGGATTGGCCGGAATGTCAGCCTACAGCTACCCCTAAGCAAAAAGAGCTTTGTTGCGATACGATGACTGGAGAGACCTGCGCTGATTTCTTAAAAGAAAAAGATCTTATCCTGGATGAGATGATAAGAGGGGTACGCAGTTCAGCTTTTGAAGATATTTCAAAGCCAGGTGAGGAGTTTGTCTACGAATTTGTGGCTAAGAGTAATGAGAGGCTTATGATAATATATTTGGTTCAGGCGTCTCCGGAGTTTTGTGAGGCTAAGGCCCCTGGGAGCGGGGAGTGCAAGGGGGCTTGGGGCACGGATAAACCTCCGGCAACCTCTTTTTACACAATGGTAAAAATGTATGATATGTCTGACAATGGCAAAGAAGTGTATCCGGGATCACGGGAAGTGATCATCAACCAAAAAAGTTTTCAAGGGGCATTTTCTATTTACTCTGCGATCGCAACTCCTGTGGATGGCGATGGTAAAAGTATCCTGCAACAGGGGCACAATTATAAGGTGAAAATAAACTATTTGCTTGCGCCTTTGCCGGATTATGTACTGCGTGCTAAAATAAGCCACTTACAGTTTATAATTTTAAGGACAAGGGAATAGTAAAAGGAGGAGGTACGATATGAGATTATTGGTTTTGTTAATACTTGCCATATTTTCCTTTTCATCTTTGGTAAAGGCGGCAGAGGAAACCAGCCTTAAAGCTAAGGTAGAGACAGCTCCCAAAATATTTCAGAAGGCAGGTACAAGGACCGCTACTTTGAAGGCTTCAAGGTGGCCGGATTTTTCCAATTGCAAAGGCGAGACTACCTGTTGTAATAAGCTTGCCAGCATCAAATTTCCAAATAACTATAGAAGCGGGAAAGAGCCAGTTTTTAGCAAGGTTGATGGTTTGTATCGTGAGATACCCACAAAAGACGCCGAAAGCGTTTTAATCAGCTGGACTTTAAGGATTGAGGGGGCAACGGGTTCTTCGGTTAAGCCCGAACAAGAGTCGCGGCTTTGTAGCGGAGCATGGACTGGGACCGTCATGGAAAGTTTTAAAGGAGGGCAGGTCTATTCTAAGGCTTACGTAGCTTACGGCAATAGCAATGATTATCAGCCTATTGGTCAGGATGCGGCAATGACCGTGCCTGATGGTGGATCGGTAACTGTAACCGCTCCGCCTCCTGTTTTTGACCCCACGCATACAGGAAGCTGTACTTTAAAGGTACCTGAAAATACAGATAAGATTAAGGTCCAGATCTATTGGAAGAATGACACGGCTCTTAATATCACCAGTAAAGCGGACTATCAGGATTTGATGGTCACGGTTTTGCCTAAAGGGCATAAATAGCGGGGAGGTGTACAATATGAGATTATTGGTTTTGTTAATACTTGCCATATTTTCCTTTTCATCTTTGGTAAAGGCGGCAGAGGAAACTGGCCTTAAGGCTAAGGTAGAGGCTGTTCCGAAGATACTGCAGAAGTCCGGAGCAAGGACTGCTACTTTGAAGGCTTCAAGATGGCCGGATTTCTCTAATTGTAACGGCGAGAGCTCTTGTTGCGATAAACTTAAGGCTATTAAATTTCCAGATAACTATAGAGGCGGGAGAGATCCGGTTTTTAGTAAAGTTGACGGTCTGCATCTTGAAGTGCCCACTAAAAATGCCCAGAGTGTTTTTATAACCTGGACTTTGAGGGTGGAAGGTGCCGGTGAAATAATAAACCCATGGCAGAATATTTGTAGTGCTTGGCATGGCTCGGTTACGGAAAGCTTTAGAGGCGGACAGGTATACTCCAAGGCCTACATAGCTTACGGCAATAGTGATAATTATCAGCCCGTCGGGCAGGATGCGGCAATGACTGTGCCAGACGGCGGTTCAGCTGTTTCAAATAATCCGTCTGACCCCACGCATACAGGAAGCTGTACTTTAAAGGTACCTGAAAACACAGATAAGATTAAGGTCCAGATCTATTGGAAGAATGACACGGCTCTTAATATCACCAGTAAAGCTGACTATCAGAACCTGATGGTCACGGTTTTACCTAAGGGTAGAAATGATTAGCAGGCCCGTTAGAGAACCGGGGTTATCCGGTTTAGGGATCAAGGGTTTTACCCTTGTTGAGATCATTGTTTCTCTTATTCTGGTCGGCATAGGATTGTTTCTCTGCACTAAAATCTTTATCGTATCTAAATATCTGAACAAAGAGGCAGAAAACAAGGCCCGGGCCATGGAATTGGTTTCTGCCTTGATTAATGAACGCCTAGCGCAGTCTTACTTAAGCCTTTCTGGTGACGCTGTGGATAGCTATGACGGCGGTTTCTTCAACTGTACTACTACTATCAATGAGAAGCAAATGCCTGCCGGGTCTTCCGGAAAAGACGATATACCATATAAAGAGATAGAAGTTATCTGCGGATACCAGGATAAAAACGCTAACGGCCAATCTACTCCTAGGAGCGTGCGTTTGGTTAATATTGTGCCGTACCCCCGGATGCATTTTTTTAGCGCGGAAGATTCTCCGGGCGTTTTAGTCAGACAGTTTGCCAATTCTACCGTTGCTAACAAAGACCTTAACGCCAGGATACTTGAATTTAATTTTGACATAGCCGTAAAAAGCGACTATAGTGTTTTCTATAATATAGCAACTGAGTTTGGCGATATAAGCGCAGTGGCAGATACGGACCTTATTTATTCTGCCTGTCTTCTTATAAATAAAAATACAAAAAAGGAACATTGGGCGGATTTGCAGACAGGCACTCCCATTCGTACACAACCGACTATTAACAGTGCTGTGACTATTGAGAATATCCCCAAGGGTTCTTATATTTTCAGGTTAATCTGGTGGAAGCAATTTGATCGGGGAGAAATAAGGGCCAAAAGGGTCAATATGGTCATAGAGCAGGTGGAATCGGAATAATACTAATATATGAATGTGAAAGCGCTGACTTTAATAGAGCTTATAATAACACTTATCATTATAAGCATAGTTATGGTTCTTATATCAGCCAGCCTTTTCTTTTTTATCGCCCAATTTCAGAGCAATGTGGAAAGGAGCCAGC
It includes:
- a CDS encoding rubrerythrin family protein is translated as MGKSIKGTKTEKNLLAAFAGESQARMRYTYFASAARKQGFEQIANIFMETAENEKEHAKVFFKYLEGGEVQITAAYPAGVIADTKANLEAAAAGEKMEWTVIYSDFAKIAKDEGFDEVARSFEQIAKVEKFHEARYRKLASNVANGEVFKKKSAAQWHCINCGYVFEGNEAPKECPACKHPQAFYELLAENF
- a CDS encoding beta-ketoacyl-[acyl-carrier-protein] synthase family protein; translation: MPKTRIVITGIGVLAANGISKDAFWNSIFSGQSGIKPITLFDVSGHKIKLAGQINDFKPEDILGPKGLRTLDRSTKLLSCASKFALDDAKLVITEDNCSNIGFACGNTLGSVYSISEFDKEAIIDGPQYVNPAHFPNTVINSPSGQVSIRFNIKGFNATISTGFCASLDALGYALDFIKSGRIKTVLASTVEEFCLQTYLGFYRTGFLAAKEEICCPFDKRRNGITIGESSSCIVVETLEQALLRKAVIYAEVLGFGRGFDAYRMNKYSQAGRGLSLAINSCLDDAALKPEDIDYICAGANSHPDADLTEGKAINEIFSQSRKPYVSSIKAVTGECFSASGLLQLIASVGAMNKGIIPYTLNLREPDERIKLNYVMGSFKKAKVERVLINNMGPSGCNSSVVIGKYKE
- the fabG gene encoding 3-oxoacyl-[acyl-carrier-protein] reductase; translated protein: MLFKDKTAIVTGASRGIGKAIALMLSKEGANVAFNYLKSKGEADSLKEQIEKTGGKALSLQLDIREFDKAKELIEKTKARFGGLDILVNNAGITIDKALMMMAPDDWKQVVDTNLGGVFNVTRNAIITFLKQKKGDIVNVSSVSGVIGLPRQTNYSASKAGIIGFTKALAKEVAAYNIRVNAVAPGFIKTDMVAGIKEEHKEEIIKHIPLARFGEVEDVAKAVKFLLSKDASFITGQTIIIDGGLSIN
- the fabZ gene encoding 3-hydroxyacyl-ACP dehydratase FabZ; protein product: MNIEQLQEILPQRFPFLLIDRVVELEPGKKVKAVKNVSMNEEFFSGHFPSNPIMPGVLIIEAMAQAAIVLFSSAKTQAKDKKMRYYLGSVKVRFFHPVTPGDQLYITVEPVKMLSQMAIVSVKAEVSGKEVSSGELALSAKEA
- a CDS encoding beta-ketoacyl-[acyl-carrier-protein] synthase family protein; amino-acid sequence: MSQRVVVTGIGVITSIGTGKDDFWKNLLAGKSGISPVGSFDTSVYPTHNGGEIKNFQAEEFIHKKKIPSLGRASCLAIAASKLALKDAKLDLTEVDREKAGVILGTTMGESQILEILNHAWVKNGEQAIDPRLVPMYPANVLSVNVGIAFKIRGVNLVIPTACAAGNYAIGYSYDLIRNGKAKVMLAGGVDAFSRIAFTGFNRLYSVAPEKCQPFDKNRKGMMVGEGAGILILESLDSALSRKANIYAEVSGYGLSCDAFHMTAPEANGIAMAIEKAIRDAGIKKEDVDYVSAHGTATPANDKTECAALRKVFGDRIKDVPVSSIKSMLGHTMGAASGIEAITCCLVIRDGMIPPTINYQTPDPECEIDCVPNISRKKKVSVVLNNSSAFGGNNACVVVKSFRA
- a CDS encoding prepilin-type N-terminal cleavage/methylation domain-containing protein — protein: MNKKGFTLIELIIVVIVIGILAAVALPQYLKMVERAKCAKAKQALGLIAQAEKAYRAEYDVYLSVINANLNNTNATGLGAFVELDEVVADTDWDYAVVAANVANAQTFTITATRSNGSKSGNTITLNQIGVWGGTMPKSYGGVNTTVSQN
- a CDS encoding type II secretion system GspH family protein translates to MISRPVREPGLSGLGIKGFTLVEIIVSLILVGIGLFLCTKIFIVSKYLNKEAENKARAMELVSALINERLAQSYLSLSGDAVDSYDGGFFNCTTTINEKQMPAGSSGKDDIPYKEIEVICGYQDKNANGQSTPRSVRLVNIVPYPRMHFFSAEDSPGVLVRQFANSTVANKDLNARILEFNFDIAVKSDYSVFYNIATEFGDISAVADTDLIYSACLLINKNTKKEHWADLQTGTPIRTQPTINSAVTIENIPKGSYIFRLIWWKQFDRGEIRAKRVNMVIEQVESE